The following are encoded together in the Tribolium castaneum strain GA2 chromosome 3, icTriCast1.1, whole genome shotgun sequence genome:
- the puf gene encoding ubiquitin carboxyl-terminal hydrolase puf isoform X1, translating into MCDACSDFVQLLVSYEAQVCRESNEQPTLTKHEIDVIYVYVQTWPARQCMCCYRDPKNLERFSYITQGLIYMVVCQLKQLAEKGSDAKKEENKEAADKENEVQDRDKLLILVSKVFLLNFPLYVAYKHTIQAKLDELTQQEMQNLNLFCDLHDSEIPIYLLKNVSWFCKMGGLLAMTACFTQLAPEQLPVSTAHAMISIVSNLKLWMNYKSMVSMLVPLRSCVLRYMCKLSDQDLRAPTTKSMADFFLDFMWNAIKDPLDTPVAFDIDGLDLAFKYFTSSTLTMRLAGITQINNQIGVLAEICVGESLPEAEAAPRHMADWLINNNIISHIFGPNLHVEVIKQSHIILNFLAMEGRITCEHMDIIWAAAQLKHCSKPVHDLLPGLVKHLAASPTLHLYSLLTKLEPKEHTEQTLYLASALIKAVWSRGGGVPEVGLINVAASNAGITLHKCATSSENSVSIDPSNSEEEHGESTGQSESHKSDSEDIDGVEIDEDDGPIDGGNPGPPPCKLARKQAIARVHCDGSSTDPEIDGIPIKSPAEKPKRCAVVPKVKAEKRQMSSVRKKILSTLNVLPEGIEAIGSSSSQDEADVEEVPAKFRKRRKMLRKTRVKRQKGVHKRVVAISGIEALSEVEVESDSEMKAALKGVAAAALVLPAQMSGLVETNLKPADYLDESSSCSELGKDSVTLESHEAACTNFLTLHSRGGLNVFSHILEMLSGEEAEVEGDADGSYSSRMSNKSEKNMADFDGEDSVCEEELAQLNEHAQLNLHALANQSPEKSPVRVDPRLSACFKADNVCQPGNTLLWDLLQDDKICHLGEGLALEAEKTLCNLICYTPDKEIRMKFIEGCLHNLANNVSVVVSLRMLPKLLTSFRGIDMHHVTHWAERQHHMMKHFFNNLKTYTANPSKSLPLYTHQMQVQVRLHFLSAVFSPVVSPNTFKLSIEQVDTLWECLAHDPECSDELFSWLLSQTKTTELHALKIDALRRLYMHHLPSLPPEKFSMICLSLFQQLCSLNHLLTINMGSESVRESYNVGMDHMWKIALRANNTDVSMAAIQYINSYYMGQNLQNEGQFVWQCMTHLKAATEDLVSVSTPGAEEAPLLCIQRALLLMKSHLETFRRRYAYHLRRWTLEGKGIGSHSASSVDRCGSPLRLIVQSGSSTERCYLDMLSSDYVADLRAEIVKWSEGPSHTKNQESESSHKTNDTWIRLITQGQELTIDCDEKTLAEMGFKDNQMVYISIGVSKNMKKRECLDLPSMQPPPPRESIPTLLLLRPNYFEQLFSLMHTLSSMKVPVKGGHHIPNTKAQVLSRRVWDILSLLPTNPTLLQGFKQLDTPLTELLDPSSAQKLMYSLYIVESLSAKISKPGENDKESWSRTFIQHGGLRHLFDIFMSGVLQRDGGNGSEWQQDCLASLLKIICQLGVESLPIESRPVRSDKIVIPNLNEAMLAMIDVKNTMPQLTSILEEASLPKDPNHYKTGFWGRAQVVHYAMSFLVSWLHCSEEARQALFQSPNFSIWLQRLVLEDPEPAVRREVCSAIYRLCLGISTSGDMLENSLVAPMLSELLLYLDNAESMRSQKFEAIPVLEEGKEPYGPACRDYFWLVARLVDSLPDDLVKESLEDPQNCVIDINGLTNKISRSLLSREYLETRHRTIDDDGLIGLLNLLTNLIKHRPPFQVSKQGQELLVEVFKFLFALPSPKLRHVPKCKSPRSRTAAYDLLVELVKGAPQNYYILHEKLLKQHQPGPHSPYPWDYWPHEDGRSECGYVGLTNLGATCYMASCMQHLYMMPQARASILAANTEHSKHEPTLKELQRMFAYLLESERKAYNPRSFCKVYTMDHQPLNTAEQKDMAEFFIDLVSKLEEMTPALKTVVKKLFCGVLSNNVVSLDCGHVSRTLEEFYTVRCQVADMRNLYESLDEVTVKDTLEGDNMYTCSQCGKKVRAEKRACFKKLPHILCFNTMRYTFNMLTMLKEKVNTHFSFPLRLNMAGYVEKQLMPQHYQEDKLKQYEPEDEQYEYDLIGVTVHTGTADGGHYYSFIKDRTAGSRDKWFLFNDAEVKPFDPNQIAAECFGGEMTSKTYDSVTDKFMDFSFEKTNSAYMLFYERCPIVTSESSESSSTTPESGESSQILSNTSAATFELSKELEDWIWQDNMHFIQDKNIFEHTYFNFMWQICGYIPQTILPIEPDITQKAAQLSTSFFIETFIHAKEKPTMVQWVELVTKQFNACQEACVWFLEHMANDTWWPVQVLLKCPNQMVRQMFQRLCIHVIQRLKQSHSSLYLEIDRDIPSENKTVEPSKIGNASCVTKFIKTLLSLMEHGAKAHLKHLTEYFGFLYEFSKMGEEESKFLLAVGAINSMVHFYLGQKANDFVDVSEGEEEEEVVALPSDKYKPASLDKMITLVASLVEKSRDSNMKLQLSEKDYSAVAEGKGFPFLYQQIKDNINLQQTRNLIHSLCRGNNQLAQSIICMISQAISRHSDTSQPFFKILTLLTESTAQGSGGSSSQPCFTQLVLQKVWEAAECCPYSALDWLALQVVRNRLVHQWVLSSMDSWLEHFLIAHSNQRVRNAAGYLLVSLVPSAPFRQGFRAAHRMQREPQLSNEAQTVLHQIYTGLLRLLGSAKHYTDMQQHGTMKLTTYFALLMYCCVSRTEKLMFGQYFLQLWHLFHPKLSEPSIPAYHNKQALLAFWNHVCVDCPENVQLMLQNAHVTKNIAFNYILADHDDQEIVLYNRAMLPAYYGLLRMMCQQSRIFTRHLAQHQNLQWAFKNITPHPTQYPQAVEELFKLMQLMVMKHPDMTEAEQREICSFRRNTLMTYLQCLDGRTSWGTLISAFRILLESNDDKLYVAYNGGLQIVFECFQNLHIMLHEATACHVSGDLMDILTIMQDLVRCVRTYRDNKDARGILLATKDWLEVLRKLATLLNTYNPPEMRSLCIDVLKEFVLIMAPEVMQILVPLLSHCHSAFQDSHDAVPLGPYFPRRGHSLPVVAGKGGARPLRPMVQMTVPHNQLECSRGVDSEYDEALDKFYTPYHDFIDMLFRLAVNNDTVTEVLVNLSAVVGFEAVPLHSTYFPKLWLDILKAQHIDRKYISMLTSCNYFVDYIDAVLLDERSALTVNVIYEFLVAFFPKVSAHVLSEQTLTMIDNTVVALSEQVGSLEVTKMAKRLAGDLRALILVYNSPEAVPPPLLRNTLKQLQSKVAVEIEKSSKDKETGGSSERKEDQPSTSKDTSDKKSDSDSETQNTSCSDDSADEKKGPVENLKLLDTILNELLAIVDKKA; encoded by the exons ATTCAGGCCAAACTCGACGAACTGACGCAAcaagaaatgcaaaatttgaacCTTTTCTGCGACCTACACGACTCGGAAATaccgatttatttattgaaaaatgttagCTGGTTTTGTAAAATGGGGGGGCTGTTGGCCATGACGGCGTGTTTCACGCAGTTGGCGCCGGAACAACTGCCGGTTTCCACCGCACATGCGATGATTTCGATTG TcagcaatttaaaattgtggATGAACTACAAGAGTATGGTTTCAATGTTGGTACCTTTGCGTTCTTGTGTCTTACGTTACATGTGTAAATTATCAGATCAGGATTTGCGGGCGCCTACCACAAAAAGCATGGCAG ATTTTTTTCTAGACTTTATGTGGAATGCAATTAAGGACCCACTGGATACTCCTGTTGCATTCGACATTGACGGCCTAGATTTAGCGTTTAAGTATTTCACTTCTAGTACTTTAACAATGCGACTTGCGGGGATTACCCAAATTAATAACCAGATAGGCGTTCTGGCTGAAATTTGCGTCGGGGAATCCCTGCCGGAGGCGGAAGCCGCCCCGAGACACATGGCCGACTGGTTGATCAACAACAATATCATTTCGCATATTTTTGGACCGAATTTACACGTCGAG GTCATTAAACAAAGtcacattattttaaattttcttgcaATGGAAGGGAGAATAACTTGCGAACACATGGATATAATTTGGGCCGCGGCCCAATTAAAACATTGCTCAAAGCCGGTCCATGACTTACTTCCCGGACTTGTTAAACATTTAGCGGCCTCACCGACTTTGCATTTGTACAGTCTTTTGACCAAACTAGAACCGAAGGAGCACACAGAACAA aCTTTGTATCTAGCGTCGGCTCTGATTAAGGCTGTGTGGTCACGTGGTGGCGGTGTACCGGAAGTGGGTTTGATAAATGTAGCGGCATCTAATGCCGGGATTACGTTACATAAATGTGCAACATCGTCGGAAAATAGTGTCAGTATTGATCCGAGCAATTCCGAGGAAGAACAT GGTGAGAGTACGGGACAGTCTGAAAGCCACAAATCGGACAGCGAGGATATTGATGGCGTAGAAATAGATGAAGACGATGGCCCCATTGATGGGGGCAATCCTGGGCCCCCACCGTGTAAATTAGCCCGGAAACAAGCGATAGCTCGGGTTCACTGTGATGGAAGTAGTACCGACCCGGAAATCGATG GTATTCCAATTAAATCACCGGCTGAAAAACCCAAGCGATGTGCGGTTGTTCCGAAAGTCAAAGCCGAGAAACGACAAAT GTCGTCCGtcaggaaaaaaatattatcaactTTAAACGTCCTGCCTGAAGGGATTGAAGCCATAGGTTCGAGCAGCTCTCAAGACGAGGCCGATGTCGAAGAAGTTCCGGCCAAGTTCCGCAAACGTCGCAAAATGCTCCGTAAAACGCGGGTCAAGCGCCAAAAAG GTGTTCATAAACGTGTAGTGGCGATTAGCGGAATTGAAGCTTTGAGCGAAGTCGAGGTAGAAAGCGATTCGGAAATGAAGGCGGCTTTGAAAGGCGTCGCGGCGGCGGCGTTGGTGCTCCCGGCGCAAATGAGCGGTTTGGTCGAaac GAATTTAAAACCGGCCGATTACTTGGATGAGAGCTCGTCTTGTAGCGAATTGGGTAAAGATTCGGTCACGTTGGAAAGCCACGAGGCCGCCTGTACCAATTTTCTTACTCTGCACTCTCGCGGAGG tttgaatgtttttagtCATATTTTGGAAATGCTGAGCGGGGAGGAGGCCGAAGTTGAAGGAGACGCCGACGGGAGTTACTCCTCGAGGATGAGCAACAAGTCCGAGAAAAATATGGCTGATTTCGACGGCGAGGACTCGGTGTGTGAGGAGGAGTTGGCTCAGTTAAACGAACAT GCCCAGTTGAACCTTCACGCTTTAGCCAACCAATCGCCGGAAAAGTCCCCAGTTAGAGTTGATCCCAGACTTTCGGCGTGTTTTAAGGCCGACAATGTTTGCCAGCCTGGGAATACACTTTTATGGGATTTGCTCCAGgatgataaaatt TGTCACTTAGGCGAAGGTCTCGCATTAGAAGCCGAAAAAACTCTATGTAATTTAATCTGTTATACACCGGATAAAGAAATTCGGATGAAATTTATCGAAGGTTGTTTACATAATTTAGCCAACAATGT TTCTGTGGTTGTGTCGTTACGAATGTTACCTAAGTTATTGACCTCGTTCCGAGGGATTGATATGCACCACGTGACCCATTGGGCCGAGCGTCAGCACCACATgatgaaacattttttcaataatttaaaaacttacaCAGCCAATCCTTCAAAATCCTTACCTCTCTACACACACCAAATGCAAGTTCAGGTCCGGTTACATTTTCTTTCGGCTGTTTTTTCACCAGTGGTGTCCCCAAACACCTTCAA GCTGAGTATCGAACAAGTCGATACATTATGGGAATGTCTGGCTCACGATCCCGAATGTTCGGATGAACTTTTCAGTTGGTTACTCTCACAAACTAAAACCACTGAACTCCACGCGTTAAAAATTGACGCTTTGAGACGCCTGTACATGCATCATTTGCCGAGTCTACCGCCGGAGAAATTCAGTATGATTTGTTTGAGTCTTTTCCAGCAGTTGTGTAGCTTGAATCATTTATTAACGATAAATATGGGCTCCGAATCGGTCCGAGAGAGTTACAACGTCGGAATGGATCATATGTGGAAAATAGCGTTGAGGGCGAATAACACTGATGTCAGTATGGCAGCTATTCAGTACATAAATAGTTACTACATGggtcagaacttgcaaaacgAGGGCCAGTTTGTATGGCAATGTATGACCCATTTGAAGGCTGCGACCGAGGACTTGGTCAGTGTGAGCACTCCGGGGGCCGAGGAAGCGCCTCTTTTGTGCATCCAGAGGGCACTGTTGCTCATGAAAAGCCACCTTGAGACTTTCCGGCGACGCTATGCTTATCACTTGAGGAGGTGGACGCTGGAGGGCAAAGGCATAGGGAGTCACTCAGCCTCGTCGGTTGACCGCTGTGGCAGCCCTTTGAGGCTTATCGTCCAGTCGGGAAGTTCGACCGAGCGGTGCTACCTTGATATGTTAAGTTCGGACTATGTCGCCGACCTTCGGGCCGAAATAGTAAAATGGTCCGAAGGTCCAAGTCATACAAAAAATCAAGAGTCCGAATCCAGTCACAAAACCAACGATACGTGGATTCGACTCATAACACAAGGCCAGGAGTTAACTATAGACTGCGACGAGAAGACTTTGGCCGAAATGGGTTTCAAAGACAACCAAATGGTGTACATTTCGATCGGCGTGTccaaaaacatgaaaaagAGGGAGTGTTTAGATTTGCCATCGATGCAACCGCCTCCACCTCGCGAATCAATTCCCACTCTACTCCTCTTAAGACCGAATTATTTCGAGCAGTTGTTTTCGCTTATGCATACATTGAGTTCAATGAAAGTACCAGTGAAAGGCGGG cacCATATCCCCAATACAAAAGCTCAAGTTTTGAGTCGGCGAGTTTGGGATATTTTAAGCTTGTTGCCGACGAACCCAACCCTACTACAGGGCTTCAAACAGTTAGATACGCCCCTAACTGAGTTACTTGACCCGTCGAGTGCACAAAAATTGATGTATTCGCTGTACATCGTAGAGTCACTCAGTGCGAAAATTTCCAAACCTGGAGAAAACGATAAGGAGTCATGGAGCCGCACTTTTATCCAACACGGCGGGTTACGCCatttatttgatatttttatgtcAG ggGTTTTACAACGTGACGGGGGCAACGGCAGCGAATGGCAACAAGACTGTCTTGCTTCcttacttaaaataatttgtcaaTTGGGGGTGGAGTCCCTTCCAATCGAATCCCGCCCGGTTCGGAGCGATAAAATCGTGATACCAAACCTGAACGAA GCGATGCTCGCAATGATCGATGTTAAGAACACAATGCCCCAACTCACAAGCATCCTCGAAGAGGCGTCACTACCGAAAGACCCCAATCATTACAAGACCGGTTTCTGGGGGCGCGCCCAAGTCGTACATTACGCCATGTCTTTCCTCGTCTCGTGGTTACATTGCAGTGAAGAGGCCCGACAGGCCCTTTTCCAATCGCCAAATTTCTCGATTTGGTTGCAAAGACTCGTCTTGGAGGACCCCGAACCTGCAGTACGACGCGAAGTTTGCTCGGCGATTTACAGATTATGTTTGGGAATTTCGACCAGCGGTGACATGCTGGAGAATAGTTTGGTCGCCCCCATGCTCTCTGAATTACTCCTCTACTTGGATAATGCGGAAAGTATGCGGTCGCAAAAATTCGAAGCGATCCCGGTTCTGGAAGAGGGCAAGGAGCCCTACGGGCCAGCTTGTAGGGATTATTTCTGGCTCGTGGCGCGGCTTGTTGATAGTTTACCCGACGATTTAGTTAAAGAGAGTCTCGAGGATCCGCAGAATTGTGTTATTGACATCAACGGACTGACGAATAAAATTTCGAGGTCGCTGTTATCGAGAGAGTATCTCGAGACAAGACATCGAACAATAGATGATGATGGCTTGATCGGGTTGTTGAATTTGTTGACGAATTTGATTAAACACAGACCGCCATTTCAAGTCAGTAAGCAAGGGCAGGAGTTGTTGGTTGaggtttttaaattcttgtttGCTTTACCAAGTCCTAAGTTGAGACACGTGCCCAAGTGTAAGTCGCCGAGGTCGAGGACAGCTGCTTATGATCTTTTAGTGGAGTTGGTCAAGGGGGCGCCGCAGAATTACTATATTTTGCACGAAAAGTTGCTCAAACAACACCAACCAG ggcCCCATTCGCCCTACCCTTGGGACTACTGGCCCCACGAAGACGGCCGTTCCGAATGCGGTTACGTCGGTTTAACGAATTTAGGAGCGACCTGTTACATGGCATCTTGTATGCAACACCTCTACATGATGCCCCAAGCTAGAGCCTCTATTTTGGCCGCAAATACCGAACATTCGAAACACGAACCGACTCTCAAGGAGTTGCAACGGATGTTTGCGTACTTGCTG gAAAGTGAAAGGAAGGCTTACAACCCCCGCAGCTTCTGCAAGGTGTACACCATGGATCACCAACCGCTCAATACCGCCGAGCAAAAAGACATGGCCGAATTCTTCATCGACTTGGTCAGCAAATTGGAAGAGATGACTCCGGCGTTAAAAACCGTGGTGAAGAAATTGTTCTGCGGTGTCCTTAGTAACAACGTTGTGTCATTA GACTGTGGCCATGTTAGTCGGACGTTAGAAGAATTTTATACAGTCCGGTGCCAAGTCGCTGATATGCGAAATCTTTACGAGTCTCTTGATGAAGTCACAGTCAAAGATACTCTCGAAGGCGATAATATGTACACGTGTTCGCAATGTGGTAAAAAAGTGCGCGCCGAAAAAAGGgcctgttttaaaaaattaccgcATATTTTGTGCTTCAATACGATGAGATACACTTTCAATATGTTGACGATGCTCAAGGAAAAAGTCAATACGCATTTTTCGTTTCCGTTGAGGCTAAATATGGCCGGATATGTCGAAAAACAATTAATGCCGCAGCATTATCAGG AggataaattaaaacaatacgAGCCGGAAGATGAACAGTATGAGTACGACCTAATCGGAGTCACGGTTCACACTGGGACGGCTGACGGTGGCCATTATTACAGTTTTATCAAAGATCGAACTGCAGGTTCGCGTGATaaatggtttttgtttaacgATGCTGAAGTCAAACCGTTTGATCCGAATCAGATAGCGGCCGAGTGTTTCGGTGGCGAAATGACG AGTAAAACATACGACAGCGTCACGGACAAATTCATGGATTTTAGTTTCGAAAAAACGAATAGTGCTTATATGCTTTTCTACGAGCGTTGTCCGATTGTGACTTCGGAAAGTTCCGAAAGTTCTTCAACAACGCCCGAATCTGGTGAGAGCAGTCAAATACTTAGTAACACATCTGCGGCCACTTTCGAGTTGAGTAAAGAGTTGGAGGATTGGATTTGGCAGGACAACATGCATTTCATTCaggataaaaatattttcgaacaTACTTACTTTAA TTTCATGTGGCAAATTTGCGGGTACATACCGCAGACTATCCTACCGATCGAGCCGGATATCACGCAGAAGGCGGCCCAATTGTCCACTTCGTTTTTCATTGAGACTTTTATTCATGCCAAAGAGAAG CCGACGATGGTACAATGGGTTGAGCTCGTAACGAAGCAGTTTAATGCGTGTCAAGAGGCTTGCGTGTGGTTCCTGGAACACATGGCAAACGACACTTGGTGGCCAGTTCaagtattattaaaatgtccgAATCAAATGGTGCGACAAATGTTTCAAAGGCTGTGCATACATGTGATACAACGCTTGAAGCAGTCACATTCTAGTTTATATTTAGAAATCGATCGAGACATTCCATCGGAAAATAAAACGGTCGAACCTTCGAAAATCGGAAATGCGTCGTGTGTGACgaaattcatcaaaactttATTATCACTT ATGGAGCACGGGGCGAAAGCCCATTTAAAACACTTGACGGAATATTTCGGTTTTTTGTACGAATTTAGTAAAATGGGTGAAGAAGAATCAAAGTTTTTACTAGCTGTAGGTGCTATTAACTCGATGGTGCATTTTTATTTGGGACAAAAAGCGAACGATTTT GTTGATGTAAGCGAAGGTGAGGAAGAAGAGGAAGTCGTTGCTTTACCTAGTGATAAGTATAAACCGGCCTCTCTTGATAAAATGATAACACTAGTAGCGTCACTAGTCGAAAAAAGTCGTGACTCGAATATGAAATTACAATTAAGTGAGAAAGATTATAGCGCAGTGGCCGAAGGCAAA GGTTTTCCGTTTCTGTATCAACAAATCAAAGACAACATAAATTTGCAGCAAACGCGTAATTTAATCCATTCGCTGTGCCGAGGGAACAACCAGTTAGCTCAGTCGATAATTTGCATGATCTCACAGGCGATTTCGAGACATTCCGAT ACCTCCCAACCCTTTTTCAAAATCCTAACCCTCCTTACCGAAAGTACAGCCCAAGGTTCAGGTGGTTCATCATCCCAGCCATGTTTCACACAGTTAGTTTTACAGAAGGTGTGGGAAGCGGCAGAATGTTGTCCCTATTCGGCGTTGGATTGGTTGGCTCTGCAAGTGGTGAGAAATCGGTTGGTGCATCAGTGGGTCTTAAGTTCGATGGATTCGTGGCTGGAACACTTCCTCATAGCCCACAGCAACCAACGCGTTCGAAATG CCGCCGGTTATTTGCTCGTCAGTCTGGTGCCAAGCGCCCCCTTCCGGCAAGGCTTCCGCGCCGCGCATCGCATGCAAAGAGAGCCCCAACTCTCCAACGAGGCCCAAACGGTGCTTCACCAAATTTACACAGGCCTGTTGAGGCTACTAGGCTCGGCTAAGCACTATACGGACATGCAACAGCACGGCACGATGAAGCTAACAACGTACTTTGCACTCTTGATGTATTGTTGTGTGTCAAGGACGGAGAAGTTGATG TTCGGTCAGTATTTCCTGCAATTGTGGCACCTGTTTCATCCGAAATTATCGGAGCCTTCAATACCTGCATATCACAATAAACAGGCGCTGTTGGCGTTTTGGAACCACGTTTGTGTCGACTGCCCCGAAAATGTGCAATTAATGTTACAGAATGCTCACGTTACGAAAAATATCGCTTTTAATTATATTCT TGCCGACCACGATGACCAAGAGATTGTCTTGTACAACCGTGCCATGTTGCCAGCGTACTACGGGTTGTTGCGAATGATGTGTCAACAGTCTCGTATTTTCACGAGACATTTAGCCCAACACCAGAATTTGCAATGggcttttaaaaatatcacgCCACATCCGACTCAATACCCGCAAGCGGTCGAAGAATTGTTCAAGTTAATGCAACTAATGGTCATGAAGCATCCCGACATGACTGAAGCCGAACAAAGAGAAATCTGTAGTTTCAGACGAAACACATTGATGACGTATTTGCAATGTTTGGACGGTAGGACAAGTTGGGGGACTTTGATTTCGGCGTTTAGGATTTTATTAGAGTCGAACGATGATAAACTTTACGTGGCCTACAATGGAGGCTTGCAGATTGTTTTTGAA tgtttcCAAAACTTGCACATAATGTTACACGAGGCCACCGCTTGCCACGTCTCTGGAGACCTGATGGACATCCTCACCATAATGCAAGACCTCGTCCGCTGCGTGCGCACTTACCGTGACAATAAAGACGCCCGTGGTATTCTCCTCGCCACAAAAGACTGGCTGGAAGTCCTCCGCAAGTTAGCAACACTGCTCAACACGTACAACCCGCCGGAAATGCGCTCGTTGTGCATCGACGTCTTGAAGGAGTTCGTCCTGATCATGGCACCGGAAGTGATGCAGATTTTGGTGCCTCTGTTGTCGCATTGCCATTCTGCCTTCCAGGACAGCCACGATGCGGTGCCCCTGGGCCCCTATTTCCCTCGACGGGGGCATTCTCTGCCCGTTGTGGCCGGAAAAGGGGGCGCACGGCCCCTAAGACCGATGGTGCAGATGACGGTGCCCCATAATCAGTTAGAGTGCAGTCGCGGGGTTGATTCTGAATACGACGAAGCGCTGGATAAGTTTTACACGCCGTACCATGATTTCATCGACATGTTGTTCCGACTGGCGGTGAATAACGACACGGTGACGGAGGTTCTGGTTAATTTGAGTGCGGTGGTTGGGTTCGAGGCGGTGCCGTTGCATTCTACGTATTTTCCGAAGTTGTGGTTGGATATATTGAAGGCGCAA cACATTGACCGCAAGTACATCTCCATGCTGACGAGTTGTAATTATTTCGTCGACTACATTGACGCTGTTCTGCTCGACGAAAGATCGGCCCTAACAGTAAACGTAATTTACGAATTCTTGGTGGCATTTTTCCCGAAAGTCTCGGCGCACGTCCTTTCGGAACAAACCCTCACAATGATCGACAACACGGTGGTGGCTCTGAGCGAACAAGTGGGGTCGTTGGAGGTCACAAAAATGGCGAAACGGCTGGCGGGTGATTTGCGAGCGCTGATTTTGGTGTACAATAGTCCCGAGGCTGTGCCGCCGCCTTTGCTTAGAAACACGCTCAAGCAACTGCAAAGTAAGGTCGCGGTGGAGATCGAGAAGAGTAGTAAAG ATAAGGAAACGGGTGGGAGTAGCGAAAGAAAGGAAGATCAACCGAGCACGTCCAAAGACACTAGTGATAAAAAAAGTGACAGTGATTCGGAGACGCAAAATACATCGTGTAGTGACGATAGTGCGGATGAGAAGAAAGGTCCAGTGGAAAATTTGAAGTTGTTGGATACGATACTGAACGAATTACTCGCCATTGTTGATAAAAAGGCTTAA